Proteins encoded together in one Shewanella oneidensis MR-1 window:
- a CDS encoding HD-GYP domain-containing protein — protein MARAEPREFTRYTSGLSHWRRLIFKRLFWFLAILCVPVYITSVYLCIVANLWGMVIFDTIAYLFLMLLLLYTHFSDRMRFGCGCVLTYAIGVGFLIAIGPSGAGFFWLFIFPPLSSIFLGAKASIYAQVINGISLILIGVAYHLEWLMWPVTEGYHLGIWAVVAINFLVTNAMVTLTVAYLLGKLSSSLYSTLASRQATVLGLAKLAEYRDNETGAHLLRMRQYSKMLAAQRMLAENPPPELDEDFIQDISLSAILHDIGKVGIADAILLKPGRLTPEEFEQIKAHPVIGGQVLASLLEYAPRCTFITMGRDIASGHHEKWDGSGYPLGLKEENIPLSARIVALVDVYDALTSPRCYKRPFSHEEALALILEGRAKHFDPALVDCFMQIHTEFEVLSKASLHDDPQLTVAQPKTL, from the coding sequence ATGGCTAGAGCAGAGCCGAGAGAATTTACCCGTTATACATCCGGTCTTTCCCATTGGCGCAGATTGATTTTTAAGCGGTTATTTTGGTTTCTTGCCATTCTCTGTGTGCCTGTGTACATCACCAGTGTTTACCTTTGTATTGTTGCCAATTTATGGGGCATGGTGATTTTTGATACCATCGCGTATCTGTTTTTAATGTTATTGCTGTTGTACACGCATTTTTCAGATCGGATGCGTTTTGGCTGTGGATGCGTGCTTACCTACGCCATTGGCGTTGGGTTTCTTATTGCGATAGGACCGTCTGGGGCTGGGTTTTTCTGGTTATTTATTTTTCCTCCACTCAGTAGCATTTTTTTAGGTGCTAAGGCGAGTATCTATGCCCAAGTAATTAATGGGATAAGCTTAATTTTGATTGGTGTGGCTTATCATCTGGAGTGGCTGATGTGGCCTGTCACTGAAGGTTATCACCTTGGTATTTGGGCTGTGGTCGCAATCAATTTTTTAGTGACCAATGCGATGGTTACCTTAACCGTGGCTTATCTGCTCGGTAAGTTAAGCTCTTCTCTTTATTCAACGTTGGCCTCTCGGCAAGCGACCGTGCTCGGCTTAGCAAAGCTTGCCGAGTATCGTGATAATGAAACTGGGGCGCATTTATTAAGGATGCGGCAATACTCTAAAATGTTAGCGGCCCAGCGTATGTTGGCCGAAAATCCACCACCAGAGTTAGACGAAGATTTTATTCAAGACATTAGTCTCTCGGCAATTTTGCATGATATCGGCAAAGTGGGCATTGCCGATGCGATTTTGCTAAAGCCAGGTCGATTAACACCCGAAGAGTTCGAACAAATAAAAGCACACCCCGTGATCGGTGGGCAGGTGCTAGCCAGTTTATTAGAATATGCTCCCCGATGTACGTTTATTACGATGGGGAGGGACATTGCTTCTGGCCACCATGAGAAATGGGATGGAAGTGGTTATCCACTCGGATTAAAAGAAGAAAATATCCCATTGTCGGCAAGGATAGTCGCACTTGTTGATGTGTATGATGCGTTAACGTCACCACGCTGTTACAAGCGACCCTTTAGCCATGAAGAAGCACTCGCCTTGATCCTTGAGGGGCGTGCGAAACATTTTGACCCAGCCTTAGTCGATTGTTTTATGCAAATTCATACTGAGTTTGAGGTGTTGTCAAAAGCGTCGTTACATGATGATCCTCAGTTAACGGTGGCACAACCTAAAACGTTGTAA
- a CDS encoding aminopeptidase P family protein, whose protein sequence is MSLPSSSHNKIANRLAAIRSELANANLDAFIIPRADEYLGEYVPEHNERLYWATDFTGSAGMAIVLKDKAAIFTDGRYTVQVRLQVDANLFSYESLTDTPQIEWLCDTLPAGARVGFDARLHTLAWFENAKATLAKAQIELVAVEQNPIDKHWQNRPAPSSAAITLFSDDSAGKTSLQKRTEIGALVKKAGADVALITALDSFCWLLNIRGNDVPRLPVVLGCALLHANGDMQLFTDLSKLPEGIEEHVGTGVSFNSEAALADTLASLQGVKLLADPNSANAWAQNLARDAGAKLIAGIDPVSLPKAQKNAAELAGMRASHIRDGVAVSRFLAWLDAEVAANRLHDEATLADKLESFRLEDPKYREPSFDTISAAGANAAMCHYNHNNGTPAMMTMNSIYLVDSGAQYIDGTTDVTRTIAIGEVSDEQKKMVTLVLKGHIALDQARYPKGTTGQQLDAFARQYLWQHGFDYDHGTGHGVGHFLSVHEGPQRIGKNLNAIALIPGMVLSNEPGYYRADCFGIRLENLVVVQHCEALKDAEREMYEFDALTLIPMDARLIDKSLLTQGEIDWFNAYHQKVFNTLSPLMSGTELEWLTQATKAI, encoded by the coding sequence ATGTCGTTACCATCGTCGTCACACAATAAGATTGCCAACCGTCTTGCCGCTATTCGTAGTGAGCTAGCAAACGCCAACCTAGATGCCTTTATCATCCCCCGCGCTGATGAATATTTAGGGGAATATGTGCCAGAACACAACGAGCGTCTTTACTGGGCGACGGATTTTACGGGTTCGGCGGGCATGGCGATTGTCCTAAAAGACAAAGCCGCCATTTTTACCGATGGTCGTTATACGGTACAAGTGCGTTTACAGGTCGATGCCAACCTCTTTAGCTATGAAAGCCTGACCGACACACCGCAAATCGAATGGCTATGCGACACGTTACCCGCAGGTGCACGCGTTGGATTTGATGCCCGTTTACACACTTTAGCCTGGTTTGAAAACGCCAAAGCCACACTTGCCAAAGCACAAATAGAGTTAGTGGCCGTAGAGCAAAATCCTATTGATAAGCACTGGCAAAATCGACCTGCACCGTCGAGCGCAGCTATCACCTTATTTAGTGACGACAGTGCGGGCAAAACCAGCTTGCAAAAGCGTACCGAGATTGGTGCCTTAGTCAAAAAAGCGGGCGCCGATGTCGCGCTGATCACCGCATTAGATTCTTTCTGCTGGCTGCTCAATATCCGTGGCAATGATGTACCTCGCCTCCCTGTCGTGCTCGGCTGCGCCCTGCTCCATGCCAATGGTGATATGCAACTGTTTACCGATTTAAGCAAACTCCCTGAAGGCATTGAAGAGCATGTAGGAACAGGAGTGAGCTTTAACAGCGAAGCTGCCCTTGCCGATACCTTGGCAAGTTTGCAGGGCGTGAAACTGCTGGCCGATCCCAACTCTGCTAACGCTTGGGCGCAAAATCTCGCCCGCGATGCTGGCGCCAAATTGATTGCCGGTATCGACCCAGTCTCTCTGCCTAAAGCCCAAAAAAATGCCGCCGAATTAGCAGGTATGCGTGCCAGCCACATCCGTGATGGTGTTGCGGTCAGTCGTTTTCTTGCATGGCTCGATGCCGAAGTCGCGGCTAATCGTCTGCACGATGAAGCCACTCTTGCGGACAAGTTAGAAAGTTTCCGCCTCGAAGATCCCAAGTATCGCGAGCCAAGCTTCGACACCATCTCCGCCGCTGGCGCCAATGCGGCCATGTGTCACTATAACCATAACAATGGCACGCCCGCGATGATGACGATGAACAGCATCTACTTAGTGGATTCTGGTGCTCAGTATATTGATGGCACCACGGACGTCACCCGCACCATCGCCATTGGCGAAGTGAGTGATGAACAGAAAAAGATGGTGACACTGGTACTTAAAGGCCATATCGCCTTGGACCAAGCCCGCTATCCTAAAGGCACGACAGGGCAACAGCTCGATGCCTTTGCACGCCAATATCTGTGGCAACATGGATTTGATTACGACCACGGTACAGGCCATGGCGTCGGCCATTTCCTAAGTGTGCATGAAGGTCCACAGCGCATTGGTAAAAATCTTAATGCCATCGCCTTAATACCTGGCATGGTGTTATCCAACGAACCCGGTTATTACCGCGCCGACTGCTTTGGCATTCGCTTAGAAAACCTAGTGGTGGTGCAGCATTGTGAAGCATTAAAGGACGCCGAACGTGAAATGTATGAATTTGATGCCTTAACACTGATCCCAATGGATGCACGCCTTATCGATAAGAGCTTGTTAACCCAAGGCGAAATCGACTGGTTTAATGCTTACCATCAGAAAGTGTTTAATACCCTGTCGCCTTTAATGTCTGGCACTGAACTTGAGTGGCTCACACAGGCGACAAAAGCTATTTAA
- a CDS encoding methyl-accepting chemotaxis protein → MSLSNPSRSKITHSNAQEIRLTPQDELISTTNTRGIITYVNQRFAEVSGYSADELIGHPHNKVRHPDMPSAAFKEMWEKLKSGQSWRGIVKNRCKNGDFYWVDAFVSPIFENGTIVGYQSVRLQPQAAYVSKATAIYRRLLHNKPIPKPLSLMQKRAVSAVVASTGLLIAGYFWGWGVIIAGAILMGLNLAIFYDEAFRIPAKLIDMQTKYDSISRYIYAGADTSSILDFQLILLQAKMNGVLGRTQDQANQLHAIADQLVVTTEQTYASLDQEKNQLEQLASAMEEMSSTITEVAQNTQRTSTSINTAYELCLKSSANMKANTQKVEQLAKSVADAANNANLLNQEAERVASAMGEIDSIAEQTNLLALNAAIEAARAGEQGRGFAVVADEVRALSSRTQLSTNSISQSVDKMFSMLNAWAKEMEQSRQHAERCANDIQTSAENVNTIYQEVSEIHTFAQQNAVAADQQRQVVHEITNNIHFITQSSSENLAATHQIGDAANHLKHNAEKALGLRRAFG, encoded by the coding sequence ATGAGCCTGAGTAACCCTAGCCGCAGTAAAATTACCCACAGCAATGCACAGGAAATCCGCCTAACGCCTCAAGATGAATTAATTTCCACAACCAATACTCGCGGGATTATTACCTATGTTAACCAACGCTTTGCAGAAGTCTCAGGCTACAGTGCTGACGAATTAATTGGGCATCCCCACAACAAAGTACGCCACCCCGATATGCCCAGCGCCGCCTTTAAAGAGATGTGGGAAAAGCTAAAATCGGGCCAATCTTGGCGTGGTATAGTTAAAAATCGCTGTAAAAATGGCGATTTTTATTGGGTCGATGCCTTTGTGTCTCCTATCTTTGAGAATGGTACTATCGTTGGTTACCAGTCGGTGCGTCTGCAGCCACAGGCGGCCTATGTATCTAAAGCCACGGCGATTTACCGCCGGTTATTACACAACAAACCTATCCCCAAACCACTAAGTTTGATGCAAAAACGTGCTGTATCAGCCGTTGTCGCCTCGACAGGATTACTGATTGCGGGTTACTTTTGGGGTTGGGGTGTGATTATTGCAGGCGCGATTTTAATGGGCCTTAACTTAGCCATCTTCTACGATGAGGCCTTTCGTATTCCGGCAAAATTAATTGATATGCAAACAAAATACGACTCGATTAGTCGCTATATCTATGCTGGAGCCGATACCTCATCGATTCTCGATTTTCAATTAATCTTATTACAAGCCAAGATGAATGGCGTACTTGGCCGCACTCAAGATCAAGCCAATCAATTGCATGCGATAGCCGATCAACTTGTGGTCACCACAGAACAAACCTATGCCAGCCTAGATCAAGAGAAAAACCAGCTCGAGCAACTGGCAAGTGCAATGGAAGAAATGAGTTCGACGATTACCGAAGTCGCTCAAAACACCCAACGAACCTCCACCAGCATTAATACCGCCTATGAACTCTGCCTAAAGAGCAGCGCGAATATGAAGGCTAATACCCAAAAGGTCGAACAGCTGGCTAAATCCGTCGCCGATGCCGCTAATAATGCCAATCTGCTTAATCAAGAAGCTGAACGAGTTGCCAGTGCCATGGGTGAGATCGATTCTATTGCCGAGCAAACTAACCTGCTTGCCCTCAATGCCGCCATTGAAGCCGCTAGGGCGGGTGAACAAGGACGAGGCTTTGCGGTGGTGGCCGATGAAGTGCGCGCCCTATCGAGCCGCACTCAATTATCAACCAACAGTATTTCGCAGAGTGTCGATAAGATGTTCAGCATGTTAAATGCGTGGGCAAAGGAAATGGAGCAAAGCCGCCAACATGCAGAGCGGTGCGCTAACGACATTCAAACCTCCGCCGAAAACGTTAACACTATTTACCAAGAAGTCAGCGAGATCCACACCTTTGCTCAGCAAAATGCGGTGGCCGCCGATCAGCAGCGCCAAGTGGTGCATGAAATCACCAACAATATCCATTTCATCACCCAAAGTAGCAGTGAAAACCTCGCGGCAACGCATCAGATTGGCGATGCCGCTAATCATTTAAAACACAACGCAGAAAAGGCACTTGGCCTACGCCGAGCCTTTGGCTAA
- a CDS encoding DEAD/DEAH box helicase, giving the protein MRFESFSFCPEILRAISDCGYQKMTPIQQQAIPAIRRGQDVLASAQTGTGKTAAFALPILQKMVENPSETLKSNTRVLILTPTRELAAQVAENVEAYSKYLNFSVLTIYGGVKVETQAQKLKRGADIIVATPGRLLEHLTACNLSLSSVDFLVLDEADRMLDMGFSADIQKILQAVNKKRQNLLFSATFSSAVKKLANEMMIKPQVISADKQNTTADTVSQVVYPVEQRRKRELLSELIGKKNWQQVLVFTATRDAADTLVKELNLDGIPSEVVHGEKAQGSRRRALREFVSGKVRVLVATEVAARGLDIPSLEYVVNFDLPFLAEDYVHRIGRTGRAGKSGVAISFVSREEERTLADIEKLIGQKIRRITVPGYEVGSRDLLLKQLQTRRSFAKKQQRQDNVSEQMIAEKSMQGRRVKMKVGQAPSKAKKLK; this is encoded by the coding sequence ATGAGATTTGAATCTTTTAGTTTTTGCCCCGAGATTTTACGCGCTATCTCAGATTGCGGTTATCAAAAAATGACACCGATTCAGCAGCAAGCGATCCCCGCCATCCGCCGCGGCCAAGATGTGCTCGCCAGCGCGCAAACTGGCACGGGTAAAACCGCCGCCTTCGCACTGCCGATACTGCAAAAAATGGTTGAAAACCCAAGCGAGACCTTAAAATCTAATACCCGGGTACTCATCCTCACCCCAACACGCGAACTGGCCGCCCAAGTAGCGGAAAACGTTGAAGCCTACAGCAAGTATTTAAATTTCAGCGTATTAACGATTTACGGCGGCGTAAAGGTTGAGACTCAAGCCCAAAAGTTAAAACGCGGCGCCGATATTATTGTCGCGACCCCAGGCCGTTTACTCGAACACCTCACCGCCTGTAACTTAAGTCTGTCTAGCGTTGACTTTTTAGTCCTCGATGAAGCCGATCGCATGCTGGATATGGGCTTTAGTGCCGACATCCAAAAAATCCTCCAAGCGGTCAATAAGAAGCGTCAAAACCTACTGTTTTCGGCCACCTTCTCCAGCGCAGTGAAAAAACTGGCCAATGAGATGATGATCAAACCCCAAGTGATCAGCGCCGATAAACAAAACACCACCGCCGATACTGTAAGCCAAGTGGTTTATCCGGTAGAGCAGCGTCGTAAACGCGAGCTGTTATCTGAGTTGATTGGTAAAAAGAACTGGCAACAAGTGTTGGTCTTTACCGCGACCCGCGATGCGGCGGATACTCTGGTTAAAGAATTAAACTTAGACGGTATTCCCTCTGAAGTGGTACACGGTGAAAAGGCCCAAGGTAGCCGTCGCCGTGCGCTGCGTGAGTTTGTGTCCGGTAAAGTGCGCGTATTAGTCGCGACCGAAGTGGCCGCCCGCGGTTTAGACATTCCCAGTCTTGAGTATGTGGTGAACTTCGACTTACCCTTCCTTGCCGAAGATTATGTTCACCGTATCGGCCGTACAGGTCGAGCAGGTAAAAGTGGCGTGGCAATCTCATTTGTAAGCCGTGAAGAAGAACGCACCCTTGCGGATATTGAAAAACTCATCGGCCAAAAAATTCGCCGCATTACCGTACCTGGATATGAGGTCGGTAGCCGTGACTTGCTGTTAAAGCAGCTACAAACCCGCCGCAGTTTCGCTAAGAAACAACAGCGACAGGACAATGTTAGCGAGCAAATGATTGCCGAGAAAAGCATGCAGGGCCGCCGCGTTAAAATGAAAGTTGGCCAAGCACCAAGCAAAGCGAAAAAGCTAAAATAA
- a CDS encoding ROK family protein has protein sequence MQTLTIDVGGSKALFELQLKGHTEQYKIPTGEGFKIEDLNNQIAALERDYDLQHYHLAIAVPGLVQQNRLVSCKSLPGLNGLSFDTLKTQGQLKFICNDIDAGMQATCDEKYACELLVMCGTGIGMSIAFNGKAFTGATGVAGELGHCRVMTESGEFSLEQLASGDSIRSRKISTADDLYRSGTYLGMGLAWAVNLFNPNRIWLAGGMMNSAPYYKGCLDSLRRMALSAPLAEMKINRVDDMETLVCRGLSVILARDFSDKADL, from the coding sequence ATGCAAACATTAACAATAGACGTGGGCGGTAGCAAAGCCCTGTTCGAACTTCAACTCAAGGGGCATACAGAACAATATAAAATCCCCACGGGTGAAGGCTTTAAAATAGAAGACTTAAATAATCAAATCGCGGCACTAGAACGGGATTATGATTTACAGCATTACCATTTAGCGATCGCTGTACCAGGACTTGTACAACAGAATCGTTTGGTATCCTGTAAATCCTTGCCTGGTCTGAATGGACTGAGTTTTGATACCTTGAAAACCCAAGGTCAACTTAAGTTTATCTGCAATGATATTGACGCGGGAATGCAGGCAACCTGTGACGAAAAATATGCCTGTGAGTTGTTAGTCATGTGTGGCACCGGTATCGGTATGTCGATTGCGTTTAACGGCAAAGCATTTACTGGTGCAACTGGGGTCGCAGGTGAATTAGGGCATTGCCGGGTGATGACTGAGTCGGGTGAGTTTAGTTTAGAGCAGCTCGCCAGTGGTGATTCTATCCGTAGTCGTAAGATTTCCACTGCCGATGATTTATACCGTTCTGGCACCTATCTCGGTATGGGATTGGCGTGGGCAGTAAATCTCTTTAATCCCAATCGGATCTGGTTAGCAGGCGGCATGATGAACAGTGCGCCCTACTATAAAGGGTGTCTGGATAGTTTAAGACGCATGGCCTTGAGTGCGCCATTAGCCGAAATGAAGATTAATCGCGTCGATGATATGGAAACCTTGGTTTGCCGTGGTTTATCAGTGATCTTGGCAAGGGATTTTTCGGATAAGGCTGATTTGTAA